The following proteins come from a genomic window of Spongiibacter tropicus DSM 19543:
- a CDS encoding LysM peptidoglycan-binding domain-containing protein, which translates to MKNTVLGLLLAVLVSVAQAGDVLSLKAGHPQTYVVKRGDTLWDISAMFLDDPWLWPELWYYNPQVENPHLIYPGDVLKLMWVDGRPVLVRNPEAGNTVVKLSPQMRISDIADAIPAIPLDVIAPFMTRSRVVSNEELESAPYVLSGKRGNIVAGAGDEILGRGDFSGQDNYGIYRRGKVYVDPRSRELLGVEAMDIGSAHLLQSEGDIATLALNRSTQEIRRADRFLPLESRELVARFEPSAPQDPQNGFIIAVEGGLTQIGSMDVVTLNLGDRNELQSGDVLAIYTTGVVVRDPVTGERLQTPDVRAGVLMVFRTFEKVSYALVLKAEQTLKVGDKVRNP; encoded by the coding sequence ATGAAAAATACCGTGCTGGGTTTGCTGTTAGCGGTGTTGGTCAGTGTTGCCCAGGCCGGCGATGTGTTGTCGCTGAAAGCCGGTCATCCACAGACCTATGTGGTAAAGCGCGGTGACACGCTGTGGGATATCTCGGCGATGTTCCTCGACGACCCGTGGCTCTGGCCGGAACTGTGGTACTACAACCCTCAGGTTGAGAACCCCCACCTGATTTATCCGGGCGACGTGCTCAAACTGATGTGGGTCGATGGCCGTCCGGTGCTGGTGCGCAACCCCGAGGCCGGGAATACGGTGGTCAAGCTCAGTCCGCAGATGCGGATTTCCGATATTGCCGACGCCATTCCTGCCATTCCGCTGGACGTCATTGCCCCGTTTATGACCCGCAGCCGGGTGGTCAGTAATGAGGAGCTGGAATCGGCGCCGTATGTGCTGTCGGGCAAGCGCGGCAATATCGTTGCGGGTGCCGGTGACGAAATCCTCGGTCGCGGCGATTTTTCCGGCCAGGACAATTACGGCATTTACCGCCGTGGCAAGGTCTATGTCGATCCCCGCAGCCGCGAGTTGCTCGGTGTTGAAGCCATGGATATCGGCTCCGCCCACTTGCTGCAGAGCGAAGGCGATATTGCCACCTTGGCGCTGAATCGCAGTACGCAAGAGATTCGTCGGGCCGACCGCTTCCTGCCGTTGGAGAGTCGTGAGCTGGTTGCTCGGTTTGAACCCAGTGCGCCGCAAGACCCACAGAATGGCTTCATTATTGCCGTCGAGGGTGGCCTGACCCAGATTGGCAGTATGGATGTAGTGACGCTGAATCTGGGGGATCGCAACGAGCTGCAAAGTGGCGATGTGTTGGCGATTTATACCACCGGTGTCGTGGTTCGCGATCCGGTAACGGGCGAGCGCCTGCAAACCCCCGATGTACGCGCTGGGGTGCTGATGGTGTTCCGCACATTTGAAAAAGTCAGCTATGCTCTGGTGCTCAAGGCGGAGCAAACACTCAAGGTTGGCGATAAAGTCCGCAATCCCTGA
- the def gene encoding peptide deformylase, translating into MAVLEILEFPDPRLRTVAKPVSEVDDRIRALIDDMFDTMYEAPGIGLAASQVDVHEQIVVIDISEDRSEPLVFINPEITVLDEELFQYDEGCLSVPGFYEAVQRPRHIRVNALDRDGKPFEMEPEGLLAVCIQHEQDHLLGKLFVDYISPLKRNRIRGKLEKKHKREAKV; encoded by the coding sequence ATGGCTGTCCTTGAGATACTGGAATTTCCCGACCCACGCCTGCGCACCGTCGCAAAACCGGTAAGCGAGGTAGACGACCGCATTCGTGCGCTGATCGACGACATGTTCGACACCATGTACGAAGCGCCGGGTATCGGGCTCGCTGCCAGTCAGGTAGATGTTCACGAACAAATCGTGGTCATTGATATCAGTGAAGACCGCAGTGAGCCGCTGGTTTTCATCAACCCCGAGATCACCGTGCTCGATGAAGAGCTGTTCCAATACGACGAAGGCTGCCTGTCTGTGCCTGGCTTTTACGAGGCGGTACAACGTCCACGCCACATTCGCGTAAACGCGCTGGACCGCGACGGCAAGCCCTTCGAGATGGAACCGGAGGGCCTGCTCGCCGTATGTATTCAGCACGAACAGGACCACCTGCTCGGCAAACTGTTTGTCGACTATATTTCGCCCCTCAAGCGCAACCGCATTCGCGGCAAGCTGGAGAAAAAACACAAACGCGAGGCGAAGGTATAG
- the fmt gene encoding methionyl-tRNA formyltransferase, which translates to MPDSRLKLVFAGTPEFAAQHLKALLDDGRHDVIAVYTQPDRPAGRGKKPRPSPVKVLAEAAGLPVYQPLNFKAQDDRDALAALGADLMVVVAYGLILPQAVLDLPRLGCVNVHASILPRWRGAAPIQRAIEAGDAETGVTIMQMAAGLDTGDMLHIVRCPIGPEDTSASLHDQLAVLGGPALLDALDQLASGTAQPEVQDDSLSNYAAKIDKAEGDIDWTLSATELDRRIRAFVPFPVCYTQLGEDRLRIWRATPETGSGQPGEILSSDKSGIVVACGEGALRLLSLQLPNARQMDAAELLNGHAARFQPGTVLGAR; encoded by the coding sequence GTGCCCGACTCCCGATTGAAGCTGGTTTTTGCCGGTACTCCTGAATTCGCTGCCCAGCACCTGAAAGCCCTGCTGGACGACGGTCGCCATGACGTTATTGCAGTCTATACCCAACCCGATCGCCCGGCCGGGCGCGGCAAGAAGCCACGCCCCAGCCCGGTGAAAGTCCTCGCCGAAGCGGCCGGCCTGCCGGTATACCAACCCCTTAACTTCAAAGCGCAGGACGACCGCGATGCTCTGGCGGCGCTGGGCGCCGACCTGATGGTCGTGGTGGCCTACGGCTTGATTCTGCCTCAGGCCGTGTTGGACCTTCCCCGCCTTGGCTGCGTGAACGTACACGCCTCCATCCTGCCGCGCTGGCGAGGTGCGGCGCCAATTCAGCGCGCCATTGAGGCAGGGGATGCGGAAACGGGCGTCACCATCATGCAGATGGCTGCGGGCCTGGACACCGGTGACATGCTGCACATTGTGCGCTGCCCAATCGGCCCCGAGGACACCTCGGCCAGCCTGCACGATCAGCTGGCAGTGCTCGGCGGTCCGGCGCTGCTGGATGCACTGGATCAGCTTGCCAGCGGCACCGCGCAACCCGAAGTGCAGGACGACAGTCTGAGCAACTACGCAGCGAAAATCGACAAGGCCGAAGGCGATATCGACTGGACGCTCAGCGCGACAGAACTCGACCGCCGCATTCGCGCCTTTGTGCCATTTCCGGTCTGCTACACCCAACTCGGTGAAGATCGGCTGCGCATCTGGCGGGCAACGCCGGAAACCGGCAGCGGCCAGCCCGGAGAAATCCTCAGCAGCGATAAAAGCGGTATTGTGGTCGCCTGTGGCGAAGGCGCCCTGCGTCTGCTCAGCCTGCAACTGCCCAACGCCCGCCAAATGGATGCCGCCGAACTGCTCAACGGCCATGCCGCGCGCTTCCAGCCCGGCACCGTGTTGGGCGCACGATGA
- the rsmB gene encoding 16S rRNA (cytosine(967)-C(5))-methyltransferase RsmB, with amino-acid sequence MSCPRVAAARCLAAVRNGESLSRQLPIEERTLPDNQRPLYRELCYGTLRQFWRLDAALKPCFSKGLKHRDDDVRMLIYIGAYQLFHTRVPPHAAINSAVDGCRKLKKKWAAGMCNAILRRCQRDGEALFAGLPPAAASAHPEWLYKAITRAWPEQAEAVLAANNSHPPFCLRVNRLHADRDSYLQQLSAADISANCCDFAPLGLRLPQACAVDRLPGFNDGAVSVQDEAAQLCTTLLDLQPGQRVLDACAAPGGKSGAILEAEPQLDSLLALDVDASRLTRIEENLERLGLRAACIAADAAKPDEWWDGQAFDRILLDAPCSATGVLRRNPDIRLHRRADDIPALAKLQSRILDALWECLAPGGLLLYATCSVLPQENEQQVQAFLKRQPKALAETIDADWGLDRGVGRQLLPSVDGPDGFFYAALRKVNG; translated from the coding sequence ATGAGCTGCCCCCGCGTCGCCGCCGCCCGCTGCCTGGCCGCCGTGCGCAACGGCGAATCCCTGAGCCGCCAGCTCCCCATTGAAGAACGCACGCTGCCCGACAACCAACGCCCCCTTTACCGGGAGTTGTGTTACGGCACGCTGCGCCAGTTCTGGCGTCTCGACGCCGCCTTGAAGCCCTGTTTCAGCAAGGGCCTGAAGCACCGCGACGACGATGTGCGCATGCTGATTTATATCGGTGCCTACCAGCTTTTCCATACCCGGGTTCCTCCCCACGCCGCGATCAACAGCGCAGTGGACGGCTGTCGCAAGCTGAAAAAAAAATGGGCAGCGGGGATGTGCAACGCTATTTTGCGCCGCTGCCAGCGCGACGGCGAGGCGCTGTTTGCCGGACTGCCCCCCGCAGCGGCCAGCGCCCATCCCGAGTGGCTGTATAAGGCCATTACGCGTGCTTGGCCAGAGCAGGCCGAAGCGGTACTTGCAGCCAATAACAGTCACCCGCCATTCTGCCTCCGCGTAAACCGCCTTCACGCTGATCGGGACAGCTACCTTCAACAATTGAGCGCCGCCGATATTAGTGCCAATTGCTGCGACTTTGCCCCGCTGGGCCTGCGACTTCCGCAAGCCTGTGCGGTCGATCGCCTGCCCGGTTTCAACGACGGCGCGGTATCGGTTCAGGACGAAGCCGCTCAGCTTTGCACCACACTGCTCGACCTTCAGCCCGGTCAACGCGTACTGGACGCCTGCGCGGCACCCGGCGGCAAAAGCGGTGCCATTCTGGAAGCTGAGCCGCAACTCGACTCGCTGCTGGCACTGGACGTTGACGCCTCTCGCCTGACCCGCATTGAAGAAAACCTCGAACGCCTCGGTCTTCGCGCCGCCTGTATTGCCGCAGACGCCGCGAAGCCTGACGAGTGGTGGGACGGCCAGGCTTTTGACCGCATCCTGCTGGATGCCCCGTGCAGTGCTACCGGCGTGCTGCGCCGCAATCCGGATATTCGCCTGCACCGCCGCGCCGACGATATCCCCGCGCTGGCCAAGCTTCAGTCCCGCATCCTCGACGCCCTCTGGGAGTGTCTGGCACCCGGTGGTCTGCTGCTGTACGCCACCTGTTCCGTGCTCCCGCAGGAAAACGAACAGCAAGTTCAGGCTTTCCTGAAACGCCAGCCGAAGGCGCTTGCAGAGACTATTGATGCCGATTGGGGACTGGATCGCGGGGTCGGCCGACAGCTGCTGCCCAGCGTCGACGGCCCCGATGGCTTCTTCTATGCCGCGCTGCGCAAGGTAAATGGCTGA
- the trkA gene encoding Trk system potassium transporter TrkA produces MKIIILGAGQVGGTLAANLASEHNDITVVDKDAERLRELQDRLDIGTVCGSASHPDVLYSAGAEDADMLIAVTSSDEINMVACQVAYSLFRTPTKISRIRSSSYTSRAKLFGVDAIPIDVFISPEELVCRYIKRLLQYPGSLQVLDFADGKVQLVGVKAYYGGPLVGNELATIREHMPKVDTRVAAIFRRGNAIVPTGTTVVEAGDEVFFIAAKKNVMPVMSELRRLDTRYKRLIIAGGGNIGERLASAVEGRYNVKIIERSYERCRTLSEQLRHAIVLHGSASDHELLAQENIEETDVFLALTNDDEANIMSSLLAKRMGARKVVTLITNPAYVDLVQGGEIDIALSPQQITIGSLLTHVRRGDIYNVHSLRRGAAEALEIIAHGDSRSSRVVGRRLDEIDLPDGVTIGAIVRGDEVMIAHSHLTVESEDHLILFLVDKSKIKLVEKLFSVGFTFF; encoded by the coding sequence ATGAAAATTATTATCCTTGGCGCCGGTCAGGTCGGCGGCACACTGGCGGCAAATCTGGCCAGCGAGCACAACGATATTACGGTGGTCGATAAGGACGCCGAGCGCCTGCGCGAGCTGCAAGACCGGCTGGATATCGGCACCGTCTGTGGCTCAGCATCTCACCCCGACGTGCTCTACAGCGCCGGGGCTGAAGATGCCGACATGCTGATCGCCGTGACCAGCTCCGACGAAATCAATATGGTGGCCTGTCAGGTTGCCTACAGTCTGTTCCGCACCCCCACCAAAATCTCCCGCATCCGCTCCAGCTCCTACACCTCGCGGGCCAAACTGTTCGGTGTCGACGCCATTCCCATCGACGTGTTCATCAGCCCCGAAGAGCTGGTCTGCCGCTATATCAAACGCCTGCTGCAATACCCCGGCTCGCTGCAGGTGCTGGATTTTGCCGATGGCAAGGTGCAACTGGTCGGCGTAAAGGCCTATTACGGCGGCCCGCTGGTCGGCAACGAGCTGGCGACCATCCGCGAACACATGCCCAAAGTCGACACTCGCGTCGCCGCTATTTTCCGGCGGGGCAATGCCATCGTGCCCACCGGCACTACCGTGGTAGAAGCGGGTGACGAGGTGTTCTTTATCGCCGCCAAGAAAAACGTCATGCCGGTCATGAGCGAACTGCGGCGGCTGGATACCCGTTACAAGCGACTGATTATTGCCGGGGGCGGCAACATCGGTGAACGTCTGGCCAGTGCGGTCGAAGGCCGCTACAACGTCAAGATTATCGAGCGCAGCTATGAGCGCTGTCGCACTCTGTCAGAGCAGCTCCGCCACGCCATTGTGTTGCACGGCAGCGCCTCTGACCACGAGCTGCTGGCGCAGGAAAACATCGAGGAGACAGATGTCTTTCTGGCGCTGACCAATGACGACGAGGCCAACATCATGTCCTCGCTGTTGGCCAAGCGCATGGGCGCGCGCAAGGTGGTCACCCTGATTACCAATCCGGCGTATGTTGATCTGGTGCAGGGCGGCGAAATCGATATTGCCCTGTCACCGCAACAGATCACCATCGGCAGTCTGCTCACCCATGTGCGTCGCGGCGATATTTACAATGTGCACTCGCTGCGCCGGGGCGCCGCCGAGGCATTGGAAATTATTGCTCACGGCGACAGCCGCTCATCGCGCGTGGTGGGGCGCCGACTGGATGAAATCGACCTGCCCGACGGTGTCACTATCGGTGCCATTGTGCGCGGTGACGAAGTGATGATTGCCCACAGCCACCTGACCGTAGAAAGCGAAGACCACCTGATTCTCTTCCTGGTCGACAAGAGCAAAATCAAGCTGGTGGAGAAGCTGTTCTCGGTAGGCTTCACCTTCTTTTAA
- a CDS encoding TrkH family potassium uptake protein, whose product MHLMTICRIIGMLLMIFSLTMAMPAALALIYHDGALHAFSSAFVVTFSSGLLLWGISRGRQPDLGIRDGFLVVSLFWTVLGLFGALPFYLSDSPGLSVSDAVFESISGLTTTGATVIVGLDELPISILFYRQFLQWLGGIGIIVIAVAILPILGIGGMQLYRAEIPGPVKDNKLTPRITGTAKVLFLMYVAMTAACTLAYWLAGMTPFDAIGHAFSTVAIGGFSTHDASMGYFDSPLILMICSVFMLLAGMSFAIHFHVWRARSLRHYLADSETRFYLGVMLIAMICVCAYLIFTGDQTPGDGLIHGIFHTVSIATTAGFGADDFASWPSFLPIGLLMLSFMGGCGGSTGGGMKAVRIMLIAKQGIRELKQLIHPNAVIPLKIGSTRVEAKVVSAVWSFVGVYLISFIGITLFMMACGLDFLSAFSATAASINNMGPGLGEVAANYSSVTDIGKWMLCYAMLLGRLEIFTLLVLLMPAFWRR is encoded by the coding sequence ATGCACCTGATGACGATCTGCCGCATTATCGGCATGTTGCTGATGATTTTCAGCCTGACGATGGCAATGCCGGCCGCACTGGCATTGATCTATCACGACGGCGCATTGCACGCATTCAGCTCTGCCTTTGTCGTTACCTTCAGCAGCGGCCTGCTGTTGTGGGGAATCAGCCGCGGCCGCCAGCCCGATCTCGGCATTCGCGACGGCTTTCTGGTGGTTTCCCTGTTCTGGACGGTTCTGGGTTTGTTCGGTGCACTGCCGTTCTATCTGTCGGACAGTCCGGGCCTGTCGGTCAGCGATGCGGTCTTTGAGTCCATTTCCGGCCTCACCACCACCGGCGCCACGGTAATCGTCGGCCTCGATGAGCTGCCGATTTCCATCCTGTTTTACCGCCAGTTTCTGCAATGGTTGGGCGGCATCGGGATTATCGTGATCGCCGTAGCGATCTTGCCCATATTGGGCATCGGCGGCATGCAGCTGTATCGCGCCGAAATCCCCGGCCCGGTGAAAGACAATAAACTCACCCCACGTATTACCGGCACCGCAAAAGTGCTGTTTTTAATGTATGTGGCGATGACGGCTGCCTGCACGCTGGCCTATTGGTTGGCGGGAATGACGCCCTTCGACGCCATCGGCCACGCCTTTTCCACCGTGGCGATTGGCGGCTTCTCTACCCACGATGCCAGCATGGGCTACTTCGACAGCCCGCTGATCCTGATGATATGCAGCGTGTTCATGCTGCTGGCCGGCATGAGCTTTGCGATCCATTTCCATGTGTGGCGCGCCCGCAGTTTGCGCCACTACCTGGCAGACTCGGAAACCCGCTTCTACCTCGGCGTGATGCTGATCGCGATGATTTGCGTGTGCGCCTACCTGATTTTCACTGGCGACCAGACACCTGGCGACGGATTGATTCACGGTATTTTCCACACGGTCTCCATTGCCACCACCGCGGGCTTCGGCGCCGACGACTTTGCGTCCTGGCCCAGCTTCCTCCCCATCGGCTTGTTAATGCTCTCTTTTATGGGCGGCTGCGGCGGCTCGACCGGCGGCGGGATGAAAGCCGTGCGCATCATGCTGATTGCCAAGCAGGGCATCCGGGAACTGAAGCAGCTCATTCATCCCAATGCGGTCATTCCACTGAAAATTGGCTCCACGCGCGTTGAGGCGAAAGTGGTCAGCGCGGTGTGGAGCTTTGTAGGCGTCTACCTGATTTCGTTTATCGGCATTACCTTGTTCATGATGGCCTGCGGGCTGGATTTTCTCTCCGCCTTTTCCGCAACGGCAGCCTCTATCAATAATATGGGGCCGGGCTTGGGCGAGGTCGCCGCCAATTACAGCAGCGTGACCGACATCGGCAAATGGATGCTCTGTTACGCGATGCTGCTGGGGCGACTGGAAATCTTCACCTTGCTGGTACTGCTGATGCCGGCTTTCTGGAGACGTTGA
- a CDS encoding class I SAM-dependent methyltransferase produces the protein MPVADKWERRYQQANLPVDACALLQQQQARLPTSGRALDLACGLGGNAVLLARHGLAVDAVDKAATAIRKLSEYAAQQQLPINALCIDLECTTSRWLLEQHSRYDVIVVSYYLHRPILPLIEAALAPGGLLFYQTFNSLRASPSGPQNPDFLLTENELADRFSSLSTRLHRQDINAEETTKPLQTQYIGQRDA, from the coding sequence ATGCCCGTTGCCGACAAATGGGAGCGGCGCTATCAGCAGGCGAACCTCCCCGTCGACGCCTGTGCACTGCTTCAGCAACAGCAGGCACGACTGCCGACAAGCGGCCGGGCACTGGATCTCGCCTGCGGCCTCGGCGGCAACGCGGTGCTGCTCGCCCGCCACGGATTAGCGGTCGATGCAGTGGATAAGGCCGCCACCGCCATTCGCAAACTGTCGGAATACGCCGCACAGCAACAACTGCCGATTAACGCCCTGTGCATCGACCTGGAATGCACCACCTCGCGCTGGCTGCTCGAGCAGCATAGTCGCTATGACGTGATCGTTGTCAGCTATTATCTTCACCGTCCGATTCTGCCATTGATTGAAGCCGCGCTGGCGCCGGGAGGCCTGTTGTTTTACCAGACCTTTAATTCGCTGCGCGCCAGCCCTAGCGGGCCGCAAAACCCCGATTTTTTGCTGACGGAAAATGAGTTGGCTGATCGATTTTCCTCGCTTTCCACACGCCTCCATCGGCAGGACATCAATGCCGAAGAAACGACGAAACCTCTACAAACGCAGTATATTGGCCAACGGGATGCATAA
- a CDS encoding putative bifunctional diguanylate cyclase/phosphodiesterase yields MEYLRFIVAIAIAAILAAGSLLLPEHRFDSNVVALAVFSTALALLLAYSSFRLARLKQRAASSIEEAERLATLLEHSPAALVLLDQQFQPLYINKKFRNLSRLPDNSRREDIADMLARVSEDTRQQALATLQQGRDWEGELHMQLQGQDEYISAVASAIYDAEGNIEQYLISCEDISEHKAIANRLFVREHYNVLTGLPNRQLALKNLQHSIEQRNGFGLLHIDLDRVRYINDSLGHWVVDRLFRSTAERLQRCLRNDQLLAHLGADEFLVVLGDNSCRDEARIFADSLLEIISEPLAIDTHDITLSASIGIALYPDDGDGAETLLRRAEAAMFTAKSRGGGQFCFYEAGMSSQAEQRLETEAQLRRAIEKDEFKLHYQPVVDLSTNKLIGAEVLLRWYNNELKNPGPDRFIGIAEECGLINGIGEWVLINACKQAVRWRHAGLPEMSIAVNISARQFEGAQVVESVKKALKQSGLPAKQLELEITEGLLINDDPKIRECFQQLKALGVKLSLDDFGTGYASLSYLKRYPFDILKIDRSFVHDIDRSGDSMTLVNAIIAMAHSFNMSVIAEGVENLQQRRLLRDHHCDKVQGFLYAPALNAESFEDWASRYREIQQARHV; encoded by the coding sequence ATGGAGTATCTGCGCTTCATCGTCGCCATAGCGATTGCCGCGATTCTGGCTGCGGGCAGTCTGCTGCTGCCCGAGCACCGATTCGACAGCAATGTGGTCGCACTGGCGGTATTTTCGACCGCACTGGCACTGCTGCTCGCCTATAGCAGTTTCCGTCTTGCACGCCTCAAACAACGCGCTGCCAGCAGCATAGAGGAGGCCGAGCGACTGGCCACCTTGCTGGAACACAGTCCGGCGGCGCTGGTCTTGCTGGACCAGCAATTTCAGCCTCTTTATATCAACAAAAAATTCCGCAACCTCAGCCGCCTGCCCGATAACAGCCGCCGCGAAGATATCGCCGACATGCTGGCCCGCGTCAGTGAAGATACTCGCCAACAGGCGCTGGCCACGCTTCAACAAGGCCGCGACTGGGAAGGGGAGCTGCATATGCAGCTGCAGGGCCAGGACGAGTATATATCGGCCGTGGCCAGTGCTATTTACGATGCCGAAGGAAACATCGAGCAGTATCTGATCAGCTGCGAAGATATCTCCGAACACAAGGCGATTGCCAACCGGCTGTTTGTTCGCGAGCACTATAATGTGCTGACCGGCCTGCCCAATCGACAGCTGGCCCTGAAGAACCTCCAGCACAGTATTGAACAACGCAACGGCTTTGGATTGCTGCATATCGACCTGGATCGCGTTCGCTATATCAACGACTCGCTGGGTCACTGGGTCGTCGACCGCCTTTTCCGCAGCACGGCCGAGCGCCTGCAACGCTGCTTGCGTAACGACCAGTTGCTGGCGCACCTGGGGGCCGATGAATTTCTGGTGGTCCTTGGCGATAACAGCTGCCGCGACGAAGCCCGTATTTTTGCCGACAGCTTGCTCGAGATAATCAGCGAGCCACTCGCCATCGACACTCACGATATCACCCTGTCCGCCAGCATCGGCATTGCCCTGTATCCGGATGATGGCGACGGCGCCGAAACCCTGTTGCGCCGGGCAGAAGCGGCCATGTTTACCGCTAAAAGCCGGGGCGGTGGTCAATTCTGTTTCTATGAAGCGGGCATGAGCAGCCAGGCCGAGCAGCGATTGGAAACCGAAGCTCAACTGCGGCGCGCCATTGAAAAAGATGAATTCAAGCTGCACTACCAACCCGTCGTCGACCTGAGTACCAACAAGCTGATCGGTGCCGAGGTGCTGCTGCGCTGGTATAACAACGAGCTGAAAAACCCCGGCCCTGACCGATTTATTGGCATCGCCGAAGAGTGTGGCCTGATCAACGGAATTGGCGAGTGGGTGTTGATCAACGCCTGCAAGCAGGCGGTGCGCTGGCGGCACGCCGGACTGCCCGAGATGAGTATTGCGGTGAATATCTCCGCCCGACAGTTCGAGGGCGCACAGGTGGTGGAGAGTGTTAAGAAAGCACTGAAACAGTCTGGGCTGCCCGCCAAACAACTCGAGCTGGAGATTACCGAGGGACTGCTGATTAACGACGATCCCAAAATCCGCGAGTGCTTCCAGCAGCTCAAGGCACTGGGAGTGAAGCTGTCACTGGACGACTTCGGCACCGGCTATGCGTCGCTGAGCTATCTTAAGCGCTATCCCTTCGATATTCTCAAAATCGATCGCAGCTTTGTTCACGACATCGACCGCAGCGGCGACAGCATGACGCTGGTGAACGCCATTATCGCCATGGCCCACAGCTTCAATATGTCGGTGATTGCAGAAGGTGTGGAAAACCTTCAGCAGCGGCGCCTGCTGCGCGATCATCACTGTGACAAGGTTCAGGGCTTCCTCTACGCACCGGCGCTCAATGCGGAAAGTTTTGAAGACTGGGCGAGCCGCTACCGTGAAATCCAGCAGGCCCGCCACGTCTGA